The window acggtagttgattggttggtgtgctcccgtcacactgtcttcggagtcagaggaacttggacgatttgtagaggccatctttcgcgatcacagaaaaatatttttggtatgaaacgtttagtgacaacaattgatagttggatggtattctcattgcataatatgcatagatatatatagtaccaggattccttaaattacggagaaatttacgggagatatcaggcaaagtttaccgtaatagatacactaagatatgaattagcagatacgctaagatatgaatttgtctgtacaccatctatgcaataattgcaataattgcaataagaagtgttgagactgacaatgataggtggatatttttcgacaaagaatgataagcaaaacttttgacatgcggaccaggttcaagtccagacttattaatataacctaacaactactaggccgaagtccatACTCATTAATGCTTCCTAACaattactagttagacacactaatgcaagacctggttcgctacgaccaccgctctgataccaactgtgatgacccgtcctaatccatctggacgaatacattacatttggttacatcgcgaggtacttgacctctatatgatacattttacaaacattgcattcgtttttgaaaagacaatctttcattacatcgaaagttgacaacatgcataccatttcataatatgtccaactataattgacttaataataatcttgatgaactcaacgactcgaatgcaacgtcttttgaaatatgtcatgaatgactctaagtaatatctctaaaatgagcaaatgcacagcggaagatttctttcatacctgagaataaacatgctttcaagtgtcaaccaaaaggttggtgagttcatagatttatcataataatcataatatttaataagccacgagatttcatttaattaaatgtgcaggatcattacaactgcaaaaatcattcatacgatgaatcgcctggtaaccgaccttaacatagagcgcttaagatatctggcatcatacattccactattcaaatgtatgacaagaacccttcgaagtactaaagcatttccactattcgaaaatgggggtggttggtgcccgtagatctacctttaggattcgcgtcaattagtgtttttcactaattcttaggttaccaagcataataataataagtacagatatccggtataacaaaacaatcgtagaatgtagtttcatgaacttgtgcttattttgtaaaacatttataaaagcagcacatgtattctcagtcccaaaaatgtaaagagaaaaagggagcaaatgaaactcaccatactgtattttgtagtaaaaatacatatgacgacattaaacaagtgtagggttggccttggattcacgaacttatattatttatatatatattaaaacatgtaatcgtaatcgaacaattatatatattattattaatgatatggtTTTTATATTATCAACTTATATATgtcaatatatatattttaaataaataacaatattagtatagttaggttttatattaactatatttttatataacaatcttTCGTTTGCAAGaattgataattatgataataccagattaaggataataataataataataatgatagtaataatattaatattaataataaaaatgaaagttttaataaagataataactttattaattaggttatatggtagttttaataataaaaattttaagaatcatattaatgatactaataataaatataaaagttatattaatttttacaataaaaacattaGTTTTGAATCTAATTCCTAAGACTTAATAATACTTAGTACTAATTATTTGTAAttctaaatataaatatgataataacgataataataataatatttaataataatactaataatgataatcatgttaataatggtACTTtcgttaataataacaatgatactaaaaaaaatgatactaatgctaatttttgaaaataacaataaattgtattattttgataatagttataatattaataatcatatacataaaaatgataaattactaataataataataattattattataaatcatggtaatattaatagataaaatttatattctaatactaataacaataacaataataataaagatttttggttttgaaaactaccttcaaaagtatttaaaaaaaatagttgccatcgcccgggctcgaacccgaaacCTCCTGTATACACATCATCCCATCAAACCAGCTGGGCTATTGCCCTTTATTCGAAATATTACTGAACCCAACAATACTTAACCCATTTATTTCTGTGAccatattctttttcttcttcctcaaCCCAAACGAATCAGGCAACCACTTAATCATATCAATAAATATAAAATCGAGTTTAGGATTTACTACTTATTAGATTTTCAAACTTGTGCTTTTTTTTTAAATTGATCAAACgcgaacaaaaataaaaaaaaacaaaagagaACAGAACACAGTCGCTATTTGTggtatttataaattttttttttgatttttcacCTTAAGAACTTTTTAGTTAATAATCTTTACATGAAAGATTTTCTAAATCATATCTGTAAACTGTATCAGTCATCAATTTGACTTGAGATATCAAAATGGTTACGAATTTTGCGATGAACGTTCTGTTGACTTTTTAACTtcaaaagtttgactcgaaaattcaagcTCGATACAACGAATTGAAacctgagattttgaagaaagatttAGTGAATGATTCCTATCaagactgcatttaaggattttgataaTTGATTCGTTTTGAAGATTTGGTTAAAAAGAATTTGAGAGCAGAGGacggtttttttttctttctcaattACAGGTATCGGtagctgtatataaagatggaattAGAATAATTGAAGCAGTAAAATCATTTGTTGGATTCTATATTGATTGTCAAGGGTTACACAGAAGAGAAGGGAAAAAAATAAATTGGAAAGTGATATGAATGATATTATATCTGTATCTTTTATATCTGTATCTAGTTATATCTATATCTTTATATAAGGAATTTAGTTTTTGATTCTGTACAACCTGATATCAATTTGAGCATAAATCAACAGATAAATTAGACATTGCAATGGTGATTTGCAACATAATACACAATTATTCCGTATTTATATAGGTATATatcgtattatatatttatataacagtacatgtatttatctatatatctataacTAAAATTCGTATTAtcttatatatttatgcatatctgaatatatatatcagttttatatgtctgtatttatttatttatttgtatttctcttttatttagataattatatttatatttataaattatgattaatcttttaataaatatcATAACAATACCCGTATTATTTTAACCAATAgtaatataagtatattaataacgttgttactaataataatgataataattattatgaaatttataaCTATGATATTatgaataacaataatactaataatattactactaataataatattgttgatagTATGATAATAGTATGATAATAGTGATACTAACAATAATGGTAatcgtaataatactaataataacataacaatttacatgtaacAAGTTTTATGTTTATACttttaatgatgctaataataactataaccacaattaatgtattaactatattttaaattataatttaatatattacaattattatttatatctttttataatatattttatatagtaatatatatatatatatatatatatatatatatatatatatatatatatatatatatatatatatatatatatatatatatatatatatatatatatatatttaatatttagtatttataaattacattatgttaataattataaatagaaattatatatagattcaggttttattatataattaaatacattaaatatatgttttcaaataaacgatgttaatatttaatcttatatatttacaattaatattcatgtacatatatatatatatatatatatatatatatatatatatatatatatatatatatatgtatatatatataaatagttgttcgtgaatcgttgggaaccgtcgaacgtcaattgaatatataaacatagtttcaaaattttcgaaactcaatattacagactttgcttatcgtatcgaaatcatataaagaataagtttaaatttggtcggaaatttccaggtcgccACAGAAAGGGATGCCGTCGAAGCAATGCTTCGTTAGCAATCGACCCTCTACTTAAAAACACAGTTACATACACCATTATGTACATATATCTAATACAAGATATGCAATTAAACATGCACttcaataaataaaaataaccTCATCGTTGCAATGCGCGAGAAACCACATTACTCATTGGTATATCAATTTGGCAAGAGGTCGTATGAATTTCTACGTATTAATATAGAAAAATCAGAACCAATCGATTTTGGACAAGAAGACTCTATGTGCTCCAAAAGTGATTAACGACATACAATttagaagttttgaatgaatcTTCAAAAGACTAAATATAGGTACCTCGAGTGGCATCTATGGCTGCTACGGTCATAATATGACAAGACATGTGTAGCAAAAATGGAAATAGGCTAAACATCTTTTATCATAAGTTTTGTTACCATATATCTTTCATCGTCCGATGAAACGCTAAATAATGATATTAGAATAAAACACCTTGCCTCATGAATAAAAAGTGAATTGATTACCCTAAATGGCTTGTCAAAGTGCCATATATAGCAAACAACACCCTAAAAAAGGCAAAAAGGAAAACCATGGACCATAAGAGCGTCCCAATGCAAAAACCGTCATGCTCTCTCAGACCACCACCCAGGAGGGCAACGTTAGAATCGTTGTCGCCCTCTGGTTCACTTTCCACCTTTATGTCATGTTTAAACCTGCTCGAGCACGACAAAATCAATTGCAACAGATATATTTTAATCCGTCAAATTCaatggttatttttttttttttaattttaataatttaaatCAATTTTACACTCTATATACCTCACATTCATCCCACTTTAAACTACAAAATCTTCAAATTCTCTCATTCTCATTCAATTAAAAGTCACACTTCAAATTTTCATAGCTACGTGCTTTGTTACGTTCGACGTTCATCAAGGTGGATTTTTTACCGACAACATGAAAGAGTACTACGGTGGGTCGAAACAAATGTTGATCAATATTAACGTTTCCGGCTTTAATTTGTCTCGCTTTTTCGATTTTTTTAAGGCAAACCGTCTATTATGAGGCATTAGAGTTTGCCTATTTTGACGAAGCCGAGCAAAAACTCATGTTTTCTTCAGCACGAAAAATATGGTTTGATACGCTCGAAATCAATCGTGTTGTATTCTAAGAATATATTGAGAGTAGTGAAGATGTATatgtagttttattaatttatgtgtAATAATTTTAAACTTATGTAATTAGTACTAGGAAGAAGGTATCTTATGGTGTGGTTAGCCTCTAAAACAACTACCTAAATGAACAATAGGCATAAATAAACAGAAAAGCAAATCAAAAGATGTTTTGGCTGAAATAATAAACTTCCCTTATCCACTCAAAAACACATTCAATCATCAATGGCGTTACTTCGTTTCGTATGCACTCCATCAGCTTCCATTTTCACTAACAAACAATTTTTCCAACCCCTAAACCCTAATTCATCATCTCTACAACCCCTATCTCTATCTGCTTCATTCCCCAATCCATTCATCCACTCTCAAAAACCTAATTCTCTTATTTTCCACACACAATCTGCAATCGAAGCAACACAAATTCAGAACTCAATTGAATCTATTGAACAAAAAGAAGATGATAATGAAGAAGTAGAAGGTTCTAGAACAAGGTTGCTTGCTCAAAATGTTAATTGGACCTGTACTGCAGATGATATTCGTCCTTTGTTTGAAAGATATGGTACCGTTGTTGATATTGAGGTTtgtaatctattttttttttttcttttgcaaAATTAAGTCAGTTTTTTTGTTCATTTACAGTCGTTAACATATgcgttttgtttttatttttaaatttgcaCTAAAAAAAGACTGCTATTTTGTGTTTATCAAAGTCTTTGAGTGGTCCAAATAAAGTGCAAATGTTATTGTTGTTCCATATGTAAATTATGAACAGTTTTGGCCACAAAACTTGTAGCAAACTAGGAATGATGTAGCAAACTAGGATTATTAAGCTGTTTTACATTAATCTCATTGGCATCCACCTAATAGTGGAGGATGCTACTTTATGTAAGTAGTTACTTTTGTTGAGACATATGCTTAATGATGTTTTTTTTTTATTCATGACGATCGTTTATGTATAAATTACTCCTTACATTGACAGCATAAAGACTATTTTCTCTTGTGTCTCGGATTGTTATGTTGACTGATTAATGTATTTGTTCTTATGAAGATTTCGATGTATAGCAGAACGAAAAACAGAGGTTTAGTGTTTGTTTCAATGGGATCACATGAGGAAGCACTGGCAGCTTTCACAAATCTTCAATCATATGTAAGTTCATGTTGGGTCGTGAACTGTTTCTTTACTAAACATTTTGAGTtttgtagttaaacttgctatttataaAATTGAATTGGTACGAGTTATCTCTAAATCAGAAAGTTAATCATTAAGTACCTTTTCATTctcattaaataaaacttaaaaatatagtggCCACTTAGTtgaccaatgaagcacaccacccgggttcaattcctggctatgccaaattgttcaaaaagggagtgtctagagggtgcgcataatgcgcaattcacccggtaccaggtctcacgctcgggggcttgattacccgagcttgtaccttctatggggagccaatgtgcttgttcataggagggtttactcgcttaccaaaaaaaaaaaaaaaaacttaaaaatatacattTTGTGAGATTTAGGAATTTATGGGTAGGCCTTTAAATCTCACTTGGGCAAAGCCAAAGAAGGAAAAGAAATCATCTGCTCCTGCACAACCGAAAGCTGTTCCTGTACACAACTTATTTGTTGCAAATTTGCCGTATCAAGCAAGATCGAAAGACCTAATGGAGTTCTTTAGTGCTGAAAATACCAACGTTGTATCTGCGGAGATTATATTTAATGAAAAGCCACGAGCTTCTGCTGGTTATGGGTTTGTTTCGTTTAATACCAAACAGGAGGCTGAGGCTGCTCTCTCTGCTTTTCAAGGAAAGGTAACTTTTAAATTAATTTTTGTCAATTTCAGATACTCCGTATATTATTATGTTCATCGGGTCCGGTGGGTATATACTTGGATAATAATAAAACGGGTCAAGCAGGGCGAAATCAGTCAAAAGTGTAGCCACATgcttatttttcttatttttagcaTAGTTAGTGTCATCATATATAATAAGACACTGTTTTTAGCAAATCTGCTCGCCCAAGTTGCTCTCGTACTGCAGTCGATAACTTGTTGCTTGTATTGCGTTTTAGGTGTTTATGGGGAGGGCAATTCGGGTGTCACCTAGTAAAAGATTTCTTAGACAAGCTACAAAAGAGGCAGTTGAAACCAATGAAGAATCAAGCAAAGCACAAACTGAAGGAGAACAAACACAAATGACTGAAACCGAAGCTTAATTGCTTGACATAAGTCATGTATTTTACTTTTTCCCATTTTTGTTCTTGATATTATGATTGTAAACATGGGAAATGATGTTGAGTGAAGATCAATACCATTAAGATGTTGTTGCGACGATATACAAATATAGGTAGTCAAGGTATGTAGGAGGGGGTTAATTGAACAAATGTATGAAGTATGAATCATTTTACTCCAGTAACTTGTGATGGTGTTTACCTTTGTTTACGTACGTTTTGTGTGTGTGTATAAAATTATACATCCATGGTTGTAAGAGTCTCTAGACTAGGCCGAATATCTTCTAATAATCGGCATTTTAAAGCAGCCCGGTTTGCCTCTGACTTGACCGATTTATTCGGTCAAAATTGTAAAAGCTAAGTTTAACATGGCAAAGTAGCGaatttgtgatgtggtccagcggttggtgcctgtctcctttaggggaggtcaggagttcgaccctcgttggctacatattaactcACAATTTCATCCATGCGATGAAGTTCCACCCATAGCACCTTTCTCACATCGTGTTGGGGGTAAAGGGAGGGGGCTTTTACCGTCCATGCTCCGTATGGGATTGGTGCGGGTTTCCTCCTGGGCACGCAGTTGGGGGCGGGTATAACTGTGTAGGAGATAAACGCGTGGGTGGTTAAATCTACCTGGGTGATCCTAACAGCTGTCCAAAAAAAACATGGCAAAGTAGCTTAAATACACTCAACAGAGAAGTTGGTCAACATCTTACTAATCTCCCACCTGATTATTGCTCGACTATTAACTTTTACGAtcacatatatattgtatatatttatatttatatttataaaattacaattataatattcCATATATTCATAGAGTTGTGTACGTAAATTTTATTGTCATCCATCAAGTCATAAACATAAACGTTACATAGTTTGCTCAAATATCTACATCCATAACAAGAAATGTGGCTTACATAAAACGTGACTTACATAAAACGTTACCCACAGAAATTGTGACTAATTTGCCAACTAAACTACTACTTTTCATTCAATAGTTTTATCACTTTTGTCACATACACCTTTACGAGTGTCCACGTACCTTTTACTGTATATTAATACAACCCACTTCCACTTATTGATACAGAGTGAGTGAACAGAACCAAACCTAACCAAACATCCCACTCACTCCACAACTTTCTTTCTAAAATCATTCCATTGTACACCCTTATATAAACCATAATAACTTCCCTAACTTTCATCGCTCACATACTTTCATACAAAAAACATACACACAAAATGACAACTTACAATATTGCAGTTTTGGGTTTAACGGTAGTTATACTAAGTTGCACTAGGATAAGTTCAGCAACGGTTTACACAGTTGGAGACACAGCTGGTTGGGCACTAAGTGTTGATTACGATACTTGGGCTAGCGATAAAACTTTTAAAGTTGGAGACACTCTTGGTAAGCACCTTTTTCCGCTTGATTTATTCTTTTCCCTGTATATATACTCCGTAACAAAATTATAGTCTTGTTTTGGTCTTCATTTCCATATTTCCTCCTGCATTATGTTATATACCTCAAAACTAATACCCAAGAACATTTTAATACATAAAAACTTAAAAAAGTGCAAGGTTTAAGTATGTTTTGGATATAATACTATTCTACGAACATATAAATTCGAGTAAATTGCACTTTTTTCCCTGTGGTTGACCAATTTTGTTTATATCATCACTAATCTTTTTCCCCACAAGACCCTTTAAAAATGATTTGATGTAGTTATTAATCAATGATATATGCTTATTATTTGTATAATCTTTGAGAATTTTGAGTGGGTCCCACTTAAAACCGAA of the Rutidosis leptorrhynchoides isolate AG116_Rl617_1_P2 chromosome 5, CSIRO_AGI_Rlap_v1, whole genome shotgun sequence genome contains:
- the LOC139847710 gene encoding 28 kDa ribonucleoprotein, chloroplastic-like, whose protein sequence is MALLRFVCTPSASIFTNKQFFQPLNPNSSSLQPLSLSASFPNPFIHSQKPNSLIFHTQSAIEATQIQNSIESIEQKEDDNEEVEGSRTRLLAQNVNWTCTADDIRPLFERYGTVVDIEISMYSRTKNRGLVFVSMGSHEEALAAFTNLQSYEFMGRPLNLTWAKPKKEKKSSAPAQPKAVPVHNLFVANLPYQARSKDLMEFFSAENTNVVSAEIIFNEKPRASAGYGFVSFNTKQEAEAALSAFQGKVFMGRAIRVSPSKRFLRQATKEAVETNEESSKAQTEGEQTQMTETEA